A window of Nerophis ophidion isolate RoL-2023_Sa linkage group LG17, RoL_Noph_v1.0, whole genome shotgun sequence contains these coding sequences:
- the tmem203 gene encoding transmembrane protein 203 produces MLFSLRELVQWLGFATFELFLHLLALLVFSMLVALRADMFTPTLSWWLVFVPLFAADGLSTYFTAIVSTRLYQENEKRLAVLRLLWVLTVLSLKLVCEVLLCQKLAEQEQARDLWFGLIVSPLFILLQLLMIRACRVN; encoded by the coding sequence ATGCTGTTCTCCCTGCGGGAACTTGTCCAGTGGCTGGGCTTCGCCACCTTCGAACTCTTCCTGCACCTGCTGGCGTTGCTGGTCTTCAGCATGCTGGTGGCCCTGCGAGCCGACATGTTCACGCCCACTTTAAGCTGGTGGCTGGTGTTCGTGCCCCTCTTCGCCGCCGACGGGCTCAGCACCTACTTCACCGCCATCGTGTCCACCCGGCTCTACCAGGAGAACGAGAAGCGTCTGGCCGTCCTGCGGCTCCTCTGGGTGTTGACGGTGCTCAGCCTGAAGCTGGTGTGTGAAGTTCTGCTCTGCCAGAAGTTGGCGGAACAAGAGCAAGCCAGGGACCTGTGGTTTGGCCTCATTGTCTCGCCGCTCTTCATCCTTCTGCAGCTGCTGATGATACGAGCGTGCCGGGTCAACTGA